One window of Phalacrocorax carbo chromosome 1, bPhaCar2.1, whole genome shotgun sequence genomic DNA carries:
- the PMCH gene encoding pro-MCH, protein MCISSYTLILSLSLFSQGFLLSVSKSLQKVEDEDILLATLKLGKTLQNGDRTANRGAIPLLKHYKTEDSSALDKEDDRTMKFLDTGSRHNFLNHIMPINLGRKQLPYLALKGAMAFPADTEIQNIESIQERETADEENSAKFPIGRRDFDMLRCMLGRVYRPCWQV, encoded by the exons ATGTGTATTTCATCATACACGttaattctctctctctctcttttttctcaaGGTTTTCTACTCTCAGTTTCAAAGTCTCTGCAAAAAGTGGAAGATGAAGATATCTTGCTAGCCACATTAAAACTAGGAAAAACTCTTCAAAATGGAGATAGAACTGCGAACAGAGGAGCTATACCTTTGCTGAAGCATTATAAGACTGAAGACAGCAGTGCTTTAGACAAAGAGGATGACAGAACCATGAAGTTTTTG GACACAGGTTCCAGACACAATTTCTTAAACCATATTATGCCTATCAACTTGGGTAGAAAGCAACTACCTTATCTTGCACTGAAGGGAGCCATGGCTTTTCCAGCGGACactgaaattcaaaatattgAATCAATACAGGAAAGAGAGactgcagatgaagaaaattCAGCTAAATTCCCCATAGGAAGAAGGGATTTTGACA TGCTCAGGTGTATGCTGGGAAGAGTCTATCGACCTTGTTGGCAAGTCTGA